The Parambassis ranga chromosome 13, fParRan2.1, whole genome shotgun sequence genome contains the following window.
GACAGAGGAGATTGCAATAGAGCGGGTGGATGAAGTATCCCCCACAATCCCTATAACTGGAGGGCTTCCTACACAGTTATCATATAATACAATGTGCTTCTCTTGACCACTGGCCATTGACAGGGCTGCACGGAAGGCAACTCCAAGGCTGAAGCAGTTATCATACAGACTGTATCCCAGACTCAGATTAGGCAGCAATTTAGAGTTTCTGTTGATCTCTTCAACAGCAAAGGCCATGGTCTGGGCCCGCTTGAATGCTACAACATCAAAACTGACAGAAATATCATATTTTAGCAAAGAAACAGataatgtaaaacatttacatgtttgtAATCAAGGAATactagaaaaataaaagaagtataaacacacaatattaaaaaaaacacctaacaTTTTATGAGTACACAACATATTGTCTGatttaataaatacatattttactcATGGTAAACATGTTAATGGTTCTCTGAAACACTCACCCATAGCAAGAGGGTTGTTGTGGCTCTGATGTAAAAGATAGAtcaggaaagacagaaaaaaaatggaattgAAACAATCCACCAAGAACCACATCTCCAGCTTTGTGCATCCCATTTAAATTAAACTGTCCCTGCAACtgacaagaggaggaagactgagacgatgcagcagaagaaaagcagaagtaCAACACAAGCAAAAGCAGGTTGATCTGTGACTGCATGACTTTCCCCATGTAACTCCATCTGCTGAGTCCAGTCTGCTTTGTCACCCTCTTTTATCGACTTGCAGTATTGTTTATTCTTGAATGCCACCGATCagggcagaagaagaagaagtagggGCAGGGCCGAGAATCATTTCAGTAAACACAAAGGCAGAATTAATTAACAACAAATAACTTCCCAAACatatttctgttgtgttgtgtgagtCCTTGAAGAAGTTGATACTGATGagttcatttaaaatatttatatatactgaaaatgtgtttaaatgtgatgtaTTCGACCAAATCTGGTTTCTGTATTCCAAATCCAATGGATCTTTGTATAGTATATGTAAGAATAACTCTTTGTCTTGTGATAAACCAGAAGTCATAAGTAAATGGCTATATTTACTTACCACGCATTGTGTCTGAAATACTTATATAAAGGAGAAACATCTGGATTGAATTGCTATATGTTTTCAACTGTGTAATCAAGCAAAACAGGCATGGAATAacagtaaaacacattttaggtgATTATTTATATCATATATATCATTTATTCAGataaaacattaataataatagattTTTCCATGAACTgttaaataaatttaaaatacaGGTTAAATTACTATACTTTTTATTACTTGGTGACTCCTCGACCCATGATcgctttctttgtgtttctctctggtcTCAGCAGAATGATGTAACATTTTGGTCCAAACAGCACTCCCAAGAGGCCAAAACTGGAAGCCAGGATAGCAAATACCTCCACTGCATCTGCATGTTTGCCTGGTGAGCTGATGTAAGCAGGAACAAAGGCCAcccacacagcacagaagatcAACATGCTGAAAGTGATGAGCTTGGCCTCATTGAAGCTGTCTGGAAGATTCCTGGCCAGAAAAGCTATAAGAAAACTGAGGATGGCCAACAAGCCGATGTAACTCAGTAACACTGCAAAACCAACAGTTGACCCAACTGCACACTCATAGACTATCTTGTCATTGTGGTATTGGGTGTTTTTATGTGGAGCTGGAGGGGAAGAAAGAAGCCATGCAGTGCAGATTGCTGCCTGAATTAAAGTTAGAAGCAGaactgttcctctctgctgcataGCGCCAAACCACTTCAGGCTGGCTTCCCCTCCTGGTTTAGAGGCCTTGAACACAGCCAGAACAACTATAGTTTTCACCAGGATGCATGagacacaaagcacaaagctgATCCCAAATGCTGCATGtctcagctggcaggtccacaGTCTGGGTCGACCGATGAACAGCAGtgaacacaggaaacagagtTTGAGTGACAGCAAAAGCTGGAAACTCAGTTCAGAATTATTGGCCCTTACTATAGGTGTGCTGCGGTGATAGATAAAGATCCctaaaacagcagcacagataaatGTGCCTAGCAATGAGGCAGTTGTCAGGCAGATTCCCAGAGGCTCATGGTAGGAGAGGAACTCTGTCCTCTTAGGAACACAGTGGTCAAGCTGGGGGCTTGACCAGAAATCTTCTGGACAACTGGTGCACTCCATGGAGTCTGAAAGAAGGGAGAAAGCAGAGAGATCCATACTATATATACTgagaacaaaatacaaatactgaAACATGAAGACTCACTGGTCTTATTACTGATCTTTCCTTTAGAACAAGGGATGCAGTCAAAACAGCACTCAGGTTCCCCCTTCTTTCTCACCATGCGGGTGCCTGGAGGACAGCTGTCACTACACACTGAGCGCGGTGGCTGCAGGAAGAAGGCACTCATCTGTTGTATCGCATATTTACTCATTACTAACATATACTTTTGGAAGACATCTAAGATAACCTTCTTTGGTTCAAAGTTCCAGAAGATTCTGTCTTCATTGAGTTTGAGTACTTCCCCTCCAGCTGCTGACCTCTTAACATCACCCACATTCTGAACTTTAATTCTTCCATCAGGGAGCCAGTGCCAGTTCATGATGTCATATATTGGTAAAGCATCACCATTTTCATCAAATGACACTTGATCTCCAAACGATGTGGTGAAGTTGACCTTTTGTAAGTAGTGCACAAGCTAACCAAATGTAGAAAAAAtccaaagagaaagaagaatgTAGAAAACAATCAGTGTCCACTGTTAAACAATGAGACAGCACATTGAGTCTATATAACACAATATAGAGACTCTGACAAAACATTATAGCTGTTTTTAATACTGTTGACAATATTTTTagcagattttttgttttgtttttactaaaaAACAATCACTTAAACTCTGTGCCAGACATTCATTACATGCATTTAAATCCCTCTAATGCTACTGTGAGACATAGAGGACATTCCGTTCTATGAAAACATGGTATTACACCTGCCATGGCTCCAGCTTTTGGAAACTGCCACAGCTGTGCCCGTTAAAAGGCCCTCTCCCTGGCTCACACTGCAGCATGTCATCAAGAGCATATGCCAGAGCATACACAGCTTTATAAACATTGTATTCTGGCCTGAGGTTTGTAGTGTCCAAGAACTCTGTCTCCACAGTCTCCAGATCTTCCTGTCCAGTACACAGTgctcccccaccctccacccaacctgctggaggtggagcAAACCTACACTGAAAGGTGAACTCCCAAAACTGATTCACCTGAAACATCAAAGATGTTATAAATACTGTTATACAGTGTAATACTGttcatattaaaaataaatgacaccaaaacacactcactgtgctATTTCCATATCTGTTGTCATGGTGTATATTAGGTCGTGTTTGTAACAGGAAGTCCCTGAGGCCTGGGATTTCTCCTCGACGTACAGCAATGCCCAGTGTGCCTCCCAGGTATGGCATGAGTTGAGGAGTCtgcaaaacagctgctgttgtcCAGGCTTCACTGGCCAACCACTGCAGGCCTGTCACATTCTGCTTCACCACCTGTACATTAAAttatacaaaatacacaaatgtatGCCTTTAGATCACAGTTAGGAAAATCCTAATAATTATATAAACTTAAAAGAAAATTGTATTTAAAGCCCAACCTCTTCAATGAGGTTAATAATGTGACTCTGAAGTGCAAACACAATGACTACACGAGCTGTAGATTTCTTCATCACATCCACAATCCTCCTCTGTTCAGCTGGGTCATAGCCCCAGGGCAAAATCTCTAAGTAAGCCAGACAGCCATCTCCAGACTGACTCAGGTCAGATTGGAAAGACTGAGCAGCATGGAGTCcataatcatcatcactgatcaGCAGACCAACCCAAGTCCAGCCAAAGTGTTTAATAATTTGAATCATAGCACTAACCTGAGTGAACAAAGAGAGCATTAGTGGATAAACAGGCTACACAATGAACCATATCACAGCCTTTTATTTTTGTGGCTTAACAGATGTTTACCTGGAAAGCATCACTTGGGATCGTcctaaagaaagaaggaaacttTTGCCGGTCACTCAGGCAGGAGCACGTGGCAAAATAACTCACCTGTTAAagacacagactgtgtgttCTAAAATATTCTAAACCTTTAGCTATCTTCCACCATAACAGCGTTCACAACAAACTATGACATTAGCTCAACATTATCCAAGAGAATTTATAAGCAGCAAACTTACCATAGGTACTCTGTACAAGCCTAGGACAGAGGAGATGGCAATAGAGCGGGTGGATGAAGGATCCCCAACAATCCCCATAACTGGAGGGCTTCCTACACAGTTATCATCTAATACAATGTGCTCCACTTGACCACTGGCCATTGACATGGCTGCACGGAACCCAATTCCAAGATTGAGGCAGTTATCATACAGACTGTATCCCAGACTGAGATTAGGCAGCAACTTCGAGTTTCTGTTGATCTCTTCAACAGCAAAAGCCATGGTCCGGACCTGCCTGAATCCTAGAACATCAAAACTAACAGAAATATCATATTTTAGCAAAGAAACAGAAtataatgtaaaacatttacatgttgTTACAGATTTTAATCAAGAAATAACAAGATTTAAAGGAAAAGTATGAACACACAATATGCTAAAAAAACTAACATGTCATGAGTACACAACATAATGTCTgattaataaaaacatattttactcatggtaaacatgtttactggtTCTCTGCTAGACTCACCCATGACAAGAGGGCTGCTGTGGCTCTGATGTAAAAGACAGATCagggaagacagaaaaaaagtggattTGAAACAATCCACCAAGAACCACGTCTCCAGTTTTGTGTATCCCATTTAAATGAAACCGTCCCTGCAACTGACAAGAGGAGGAAAACTGAGGAgatgatgcagcagaagaaaagcagaagtaCAACACAAGCAAAAGCAGGTTGCTGTGTGACTGCATGACTTTCCCCATGTAACTCTATCTGCTGAGTCCAGTCTGCTTTGTCACCCTCTTTTATTGACTTGCAGTACTGTTTATTCTTGAATGCCACCTATCAGGGCAGAAAAAGAAGACGCAGGGGCAGGGCCGAGAATAATTTCAGTAAACACAGAGGCAGAATTAATTAACAACAAATAACTTTTCAAACATATTTGTGTTGTCTGAGTTCTTAAAGTTGCTACTGGTGggttcattttattatttacctATACTGAAAATCTTCTCCAGATCACCGTGGGTTATTAgataccgtattttccggattATAAGTCGCGCCAGCCAAGAAATGCAAaattaagaagaaaaaagttGTACGTTTTAAGACGCATTTTTGGGTAAAACTTTATTTTACAAAGTCCGAGACCGCGAACAGACATATCACCTTGAAGGcaagttataataataacaatagaatAGAGAACAACAGGCTGAATAGGTGTACGCTAATGTAACACAATGATGGTTATTCAGCTACATgaagtaaaaacaacaataaacaactCACTAGGTGTCAGGTATGTTAACataacatatatattttattttataagttGCACCTGAAGTCGTaaacccagccaaaggatgaaaaaggTGTGACTTATGGTACAGGTAGTATATGCATTTCTGTTTaaatttgatgtgtttgtgtggtggacGCATGAGCACCCTCTTTTGGCCTcctggttgttgtgtttttctttgttttccctttgctttttctttcaggtGCTCTGTTtgggctgcagcttcctctgggcGGAGTACTGGGCTGATTGGTCTTACCTGTTTCTCATCTACATTAAGTTCCCCGCCTATTTAAGGACCTCACTTACCTGCCTTCCTCGTCAGTTCTTCAGCTCACGTCGTGGTAATCAGATCGATCTCCTTCCTGAACCTTTTATACTCCAACCGCTCGTACTTatccttttttccttctgcCTCCTAGGAGCCTCAGCCTTGGTCCCGTCCAATCTCCCGCTGCAGTCTCCAGAGCGCCTTTAAGGATTCCCACCATCGTggaattttttgttttcctcagactttcgcccttgtggttgtttttcgtttaCTCCAGAGAGACCGTTTCACcctagtggttgttttttgttctgtaaataaaCCCGAACACCTTTGAGACCAGCATTTGGATCCTGAGTTTATTGTTTCATAACAGTTTGACCTAATCTGTTTTCTCTATTCTAAACCCAAGAGGATCTTGTGATACTAAAGAATAACATCTTGTGTGTATAAAACAAGAAGTCATTTCTcataaatgttatatttatgATATGAAGGTGGTCAAAAGATTATTTATGCTAGGATTGAAAGTAAATCACATGCTGCCTCCTTATTTATTAAATTTTAAATCCTTAGCACCATATTGTAATTTCAGTGGAAACATCAACTTTGAAACGAAGCTAAAAATGTTTGACATTGAATCCATATTTATTCAAATGTATTGCATTGAAATTTCATTGAGTCTACATTGAAACAATGTTATAATTAATGAACCATTTCAGCACTTTGCaacctttgtctttttttagtaTGCTTCAGTTGCACGGGGAGCAATTCCACATTGTCTGCCAATGACATTACTGCCATATGTCTGAatagcagtgatgtcacaggtaAACAAGTTTGAAGGAACATATGTAGAAATACAGAACACCAAAGAAAGTGTTGTGATTACTTTTGGCTTGGATAGTGCATAC
Protein-coding sequences here:
- the LOC114444421 gene encoding extracellular calcium-sensing receptor-like isoform X2; this translates as MGKVMQSHSNLLLLVLYFCFSSAASSPQFSSSCQLQGRFHLNGIHKTGDVVLGGLFQIHFFSVFPDLSFTSEPQQPSCHGFDVLGFRQVRTMAFAVEEINRNSKLLPNLSLGYSLYDNCLNLGIGFRAAMSMASGQVEHIVLDDNCVGSPPVMGIVGDPSSTRSIAISSVLGLYRVPMVSYFATCSCLSDRQKFPSFFRTIPSDAFQVVKQNVTGLQWLASEAWTTAAVLQTPQLMPYLGGTLGIAVRRGEIPGLRDFLLQTRPNIHHDNRYGNSTVNQFWEFTFQCRFAPPPAGWVEGGGALCTGQEDLETVETEFLDTTNLRPEYNVYKAVYALAYALDDMLQCEPGRGPFNGHSCGSFQKLEPWQLVHYLQKVNFTTSFGDQVSFDENGDALPIYDIMNWHWLPDGRIKVQNVGDVKRSAAGGEVLKLNEDRIFWNFEPKKPPRSVCSDSCPPGTRMVRKKGEPECCFDCIPCSKGKISNKTNSMECTSCPEDFWSSPQLDHCVPKRTEFLSYHEPLGICLTTASLLGTFICAAVLGIFIYHRSTPIVRANNSELSFQLLLSLKLCFLCSLLFIGRPRLWTCQLRHAAFGISFVLCVSCILVKTIVVLAVFKASKPGGEASLKWFGAMQQRGTVLLLTLIQAAICTAWLLSSPPAPHKNTQYHNDKIVYECAVGSTVGFAVLLSYIGLLAILSFLIAFLARNLPDSFNEAKLITFSMLIFCAVWVAFVPAYISSPGKHADAVEVFAILASSFGLLGVLFGPKCYIILLRPERNTKKAIMGRGVTK
- the LOC114444421 gene encoding extracellular calcium-sensing receptor-like isoform X3, whose amino-acid sequence is MGKVMQSHSNLLLLVLYFCFSSAASSPQFSSSCQLQGRFHLNGIHKTGDVVLGGLFQIHFFSVFPDLSFTSEPQQPSCHGFDVLGFRQVRTMAFAVEEINRNSKLLPNLSLGYSLYDNCLNLGIGFRAAMSMASGQVEHIVLDDNCVGSPPVMGIVGDPSSTRSIAISSVLGLYRVPMVVKQNVTGLQWLASEAWTTAAVLQTPQLMPYLGGTLGIAVRRGEIPGLRDFLLQTRPNIHHDNRYGNSTVNQFWEFTFQCRFAPPPAGWVEGGGALCTGQEDLETVETEFLDTTNLRPEYNVYKAVYALAYALDDMLQCEPGRGPFNGHSCGSFQKLEPWQLVHYLQKVNFTTSFGDQVSFDENGDALPIYDIMNWHWLPDGRIKVQNVGDVKRSAAGGEVLKLNEDRIFWNFEPKKPPRSVCSDSCPPGTRMVRKKGEPECCFDCIPCSKGKISNKTNSMECTSCPEDFWSSPQLDHCVPKRTEFLSYHEPLGICLTTASLLGTFICAAVLGIFIYHRSTPIVRANNSELSFQLLLSLKLCFLCSLLFIGRPRLWTCQLRHAAFGISFVLCVSCILVKTIVVLAVFKASKPGGEASLKWFGAMQQRGTVLLLTLIQAAICTAWLLSSPPAPHKNTQYHNDKIVYECAVGSTVGFAVLLSYIGLLAILSFLIAFLARNLPDSFNEAKLITFSMLIFCAVWVAFVPAYISSPGKHADAVEVFAILASSFGLLGVLFGPKCYIILLRPERNTKKAIMGRGVTK
- the LOC114444421 gene encoding extracellular calcium-sensing receptor-like isoform X1; translation: MGKVMQSHSNLLLLVLYFCFSSAASSPQFSSSCQLQGRFHLNGIHKTGDVVLGGLFQIHFFSVFPDLSFTSEPQQPSCHGFDVLGFRQVRTMAFAVEEINRNSKLLPNLSLGYSLYDNCLNLGIGFRAAMSMASGQVEHIVLDDNCVGSPPVMGIVGDPSSTRSIAISSVLGLYRVPMVSYFATCSCLSDRQKFPSFFRTIPSDAFQVSAMIQIIKHFGWTWVGLLISDDDYGLHAAQSFQSDLSQSGDGCLAYLEILPWGYDPAEQRRIVDVMKKSTARVVIVFALQSHIINLIEEVVKQNVTGLQWLASEAWTTAAVLQTPQLMPYLGGTLGIAVRRGEIPGLRDFLLQTRPNIHHDNRYGNSTVNQFWEFTFQCRFAPPPAGWVEGGGALCTGQEDLETVETEFLDTTNLRPEYNVYKAVYALAYALDDMLQCEPGRGPFNGHSCGSFQKLEPWQLVHYLQKVNFTTSFGDQVSFDENGDALPIYDIMNWHWLPDGRIKVQNVGDVKRSAAGGEVLKLNEDRIFWNFEPKKPPRSVCSDSCPPGTRMVRKKGEPECCFDCIPCSKGKISNKTNSMECTSCPEDFWSSPQLDHCVPKRTEFLSYHEPLGICLTTASLLGTFICAAVLGIFIYHRSTPIVRANNSELSFQLLLSLKLCFLCSLLFIGRPRLWTCQLRHAAFGISFVLCVSCILVKTIVVLAVFKASKPGGEASLKWFGAMQQRGTVLLLTLIQAAICTAWLLSSPPAPHKNTQYHNDKIVYECAVGSTVGFAVLLSYIGLLAILSFLIAFLARNLPDSFNEAKLITFSMLIFCAVWVAFVPAYISSPGKHADAVEVFAILASSFGLLGVLFGPKCYIILLRPERNTKKAIMGRGVTK